In one Sporomusa sphaeroides DSM 2875 genomic region, the following are encoded:
- a CDS encoding LutC/YkgG family protein yields the protein MTDIQEDLSQENMFLQTVANALGRKTVLAELPERQEAGPPAFWREQKFEEDQPLALFKSNLEALTGRVAIVRNGAEATNQIKLWLKVLNAKSAILWDHAKLREYIDSTRLGVKTAFWNRDTSRRELIELAEQADVGITWVNYAIGYTGTVALFNGENSGRSVSLLPPTHIAVMNRSDIVPTMSTVMRILLERRGQGALPSAIDFITGPSRTSDIEMDLSIGVHGPFRMWAVVIDD from the coding sequence ATGACAGACATACAGGAAGACCTTTCGCAGGAAAACATGTTTTTGCAAACCGTAGCTAACGCTTTAGGACGTAAAACGGTTCTCGCCGAACTGCCGGAACGGCAGGAAGCCGGACCGCCTGCTTTTTGGCGGGAGCAAAAGTTTGAGGAAGATCAGCCGCTGGCACTCTTCAAAAGCAACCTGGAGGCCTTGACCGGCAGGGTGGCTATTGTCCGGAACGGTGCGGAAGCCACTAACCAGATAAAATTGTGGCTGAAAGTACTGAATGCCAAATCGGCGATTCTCTGGGATCACGCCAAGCTGCGCGAATATATCGATAGTACACGGCTGGGTGTTAAAACGGCTTTCTGGAACCGTGACACTTCGCGGCGAGAGCTGATCGAACTGGCAGAACAAGCCGATGTTGGCATCACCTGGGTCAATTACGCCATTGGCTACACCGGCACGGTAGCTTTGTTTAACGGGGAAAACTCCGGACGCTCGGTAAGTCTGCTGCCGCCAACCCATATTGCGGTTATGAACAGGTCGGATATTGTTCCCACCATGTCTACGGTAATGAGAATTTTGCTGGAGCGGCGCGGGCAGGGAGCTTTGCCTTCGGCAATTGACTTTATAACAGGTCCCAGCCGGACCTCTGATATTGAGATGGATTTATCCATCGGGGTGCATGGCCCTTTTCGCATGTGGGCTGTTGTTATCGACGACTGA
- a CDS encoding LutB/LldF family L-lactate oxidation iron-sulfur protein — MSDRPVLHLRDRAAKALKDEQMRQAVRKAVDRLSGNKDKAARELPNWEEWREQTRLIREHTVDHLDYYLALLTQNIRKAGGKVHFASTAGEARQLIAKLCQQYEAKHIVKSKSMVTEEIHLNSALEAAGMEVVESDLAEYILQLAGETPSHIIVPAIHKNRYQIAELFSRVNGEKVEPDTPALTRFARKVLRDKFMNADVGITGCNFAVAETGSITLVTNEGNARLSTALPKVVITVMGMERIVPTFEDLETVLSMLPRSATGQKVTSYVSVINGPRQPGDIDGCEQFHLVIVDNGRSRILADEEYRAALHCIRCGACFNVCPVYRQIGGHAYGSVYGGPIGSVITPLLENDMVFWGELPYASTLCAACTFACPAKIPLQELLFNLRQKRVSAGHTDAVEKFAFGMWKRFFKLPSTYKFAMKAASLGQKPLVKNGYITAALPILANWTNSRYLPAAADKTFRDRWKKREK; from the coding sequence ATGAGTGACAGGCCGGTGCTGCACCTTCGCGACAGGGCAGCCAAAGCGTTAAAGGATGAACAGATGCGTCAGGCTGTCCGCAAAGCGGTGGATCGCTTAAGCGGCAACAAGGACAAGGCAGCCCGCGAGCTCCCCAATTGGGAAGAGTGGCGGGAACAAACCCGGTTGATCCGTGAGCATACCGTGGACCACCTTGATTATTATTTGGCATTACTGACCCAAAATATAAGAAAAGCAGGCGGCAAGGTTCACTTTGCCTCCACCGCCGGAGAGGCCCGGCAGCTTATTGCCAAACTGTGCCAACAGTATGAAGCAAAACATATTGTAAAGTCCAAATCTATGGTTACGGAGGAAATTCACCTTAATTCTGCCCTGGAGGCGGCCGGGATGGAGGTAGTGGAAAGCGATCTGGCGGAATATATTCTGCAGTTGGCCGGAGAAACGCCATCCCACATCATTGTGCCTGCCATTCATAAGAACCGTTACCAGATTGCCGAACTATTTTCCCGGGTAAACGGTGAGAAGGTAGAGCCTGATACGCCGGCGCTTACCCGGTTTGCCCGCAAAGTTTTGCGTGACAAGTTTATGAATGCCGATGTGGGGATTACCGGCTGTAATTTTGCTGTTGCCGAAACCGGCTCGATTACCCTGGTTACCAATGAGGGCAACGCCCGTTTAAGCACAGCACTGCCTAAAGTCGTAATCACTGTTATGGGGATGGAACGAATTGTCCCGACCTTTGAAGATTTGGAAACCGTTTTGTCCATGCTGCCGCGCAGCGCCACCGGGCAGAAAGTGACCAGCTATGTTTCGGTGATTAACGGCCCGCGCCAGCCTGGTGATATTGATGGCTGTGAACAGTTCCACCTGGTCATAGTGGACAACGGACGTTCACGCATTTTGGCAGATGAGGAATACCGGGCGGCACTGCATTGTATTCGCTGCGGTGCGTGCTTTAACGTCTGCCCTGTATACCGCCAGATCGGCGGACATGCCTATGGTTCGGTTTACGGCGGTCCCATAGGTTCGGTGATTACGCCGCTGCTGGAAAACGATATGGTCTTTTGGGGCGAACTGCCCTATGCCTCTACCTTGTGTGCGGCTTGCACCTTTGCCTGTCCGGCCAAGATTCCGCTGCAGGAGCTATTGTTTAACCTGCGGCAAAAACGGGTGAGCGCCGGTCATACCGACGCGGTTGAAAAATTTGCCTTTGGTATGTGGAAACGGTTTTTCAAACTGCCCAGTACCTATAAATTCGCCATGAAGGCTGCTTCCCTGGGGCAGAAGCCACTTGTCAAAAACGGCTATATCACCGCCGCATTGCCCATCCTGGCAAATTGGACCAACTCACGCTATCTGCCGGCAGCCGCTGATAAAACCTTCCGGGACCGCTGGAAAAAACGCGAGAAGTAG
- a CDS encoding (Fe-S)-binding protein — MKASIFITCICDSMYPRVGESMVRVLEKLGVTLDFPPEQTCCGQPALSSGYWDYAKPIAETMLAAFAHSEYVVAPAGSCITAVKEYYPVLFEKNSTQYRQAQELIGKIYEFSEFVVKVLKQEDLGARFPHRVTYHSSCHARRFLHTDQYIHTLLRNIKDIDYVPMPHEEACCGFGGTFSIKLPEISEAMVDEKAKHILETKADVLVGVDLSCLMNIDGRLKKQKSNVRVMHIAELLDEGLRT, encoded by the coding sequence ATGAAAGCATCTATTTTTATTACCTGTATTTGTGACAGTATGTATCCCCGGGTTGGCGAGTCCATGGTGCGTGTTCTGGAAAAACTCGGGGTGACCCTGGATTTTCCGCCGGAACAGACTTGCTGTGGCCAACCGGCGCTAAGCAGCGGTTATTGGGACTATGCCAAACCGATAGCCGAGACCATGCTTGCGGCTTTTGCGCACAGCGAGTATGTGGTGGCTCCGGCCGGTTCCTGTATTACTGCTGTCAAGGAATACTATCCGGTCTTGTTTGAAAAGAATTCAACACAGTATCGACAGGCTCAGGAATTAATCGGGAAAATTTATGAGTTTAGTGAATTTGTCGTTAAAGTATTGAAGCAGGAAGATTTGGGGGCGCGTTTTCCGCACCGGGTAACCTATCATTCCAGCTGCCATGCCCGGAGATTTTTACATACCGACCAATATATTCATACCTTGCTCCGGAACATAAAGGACATAGATTATGTGCCTATGCCGCATGAAGAAGCCTGCTGTGGCTTTGGCGGTACCTTCTCGATAAAATTGCCGGAAATATCGGAAGCCATGGTGGATGAAAAAGCCAAACACATTCTGGAAACCAAAGCCGATGTCCTTGTCGGTGTGGATTTAAGCTGTCTGATGAATATTGACGGCAGGCTGAAAAAGCAAAAGTCCAATGTACGTGTTATGCATATTGCTGAATTGTTAGATGAGGGGCTGAGAACATGA
- a CDS encoding L-lactate permease, translating to MTWTQEYLPLGNLALSTLAAAIPIIVIFYLLAIRRAPGQIAGIAAMITAFLVAVLVYKMPFTTALTSTIMGIAYGIFPIFWIVITAIFIYNMTVETGKFDIIKNSIATITDDRRLQALLIAFAFGAFLEGAAGFGTPVAISAGMLVGLGFNPLYAAGLCLIANTAPVAFGGIGIPIIVAGQVTGIDTMKISQMVGRQLPFLSAIIPIWLIVLMSGWKSAMEVLPACLIAGISFAVVQFFSSNYLGPELPDILSSLAAILCLTLFLKTWKPATTWRFPGEEKSSTTAATRPSYSTGELVTAWGPFIILTVMVILWGLKPIKALLEAPTLSIYVAGLHNAVIQVAPIAKVPTAMAAVYKLNWLSAAGTALFIASILSALLLGVGPGQFFRIFGKTFKQLTKPLITIPAVLGLAYIMNYSGMSSSLGLFLAGTGSFFPFFSAWLGWLGVFLTGSDTSANALFGNLQSVTAQQVGVDPVLTVAANSSGGVTGKMISPQSIAVATAATGLVGKEGDLFSFTVMHSLVLAVIIGIMTYLQAYVLAWMIP from the coding sequence ATGACTTGGACGCAAGAGTATCTGCCCTTGGGCAATCTCGCTTTATCGACCCTCGCGGCAGCCATTCCCATTATCGTGATCTTCTACCTGCTGGCCATTCGCCGCGCCCCCGGGCAAATAGCGGGAATCGCGGCAATGATAACGGCTTTTCTGGTGGCCGTGCTGGTCTATAAGATGCCGTTTACCACCGCGCTTACATCAACCATTATGGGTATCGCTTACGGCATCTTTCCTATCTTCTGGATTGTAATCACTGCCATATTCATTTACAACATGACGGTAGAAACCGGGAAATTTGACATTATTAAAAATTCCATTGCCACCATAACCGACGACCGTCGCCTCCAGGCACTTTTAATTGCCTTTGCTTTCGGCGCTTTCTTAGAAGGTGCGGCCGGTTTCGGCACCCCTGTCGCCATCTCGGCAGGAATGCTGGTCGGCCTTGGCTTCAATCCGCTGTATGCCGCCGGTCTTTGCCTGATAGCCAACACGGCACCGGTTGCTTTTGGCGGTATCGGCATCCCTATCATTGTTGCCGGACAGGTTACCGGCATTGATACCATGAAGATAAGCCAGATGGTTGGCCGCCAATTGCCTTTCCTGTCAGCCATTATCCCCATCTGGTTAATCGTGCTGATGTCAGGCTGGAAGTCTGCTATGGAAGTGCTGCCAGCCTGCCTGATAGCCGGTATTTCTTTTGCTGTTGTACAGTTTTTCTCCTCCAATTACCTCGGTCCGGAACTGCCCGATATCCTTTCCTCACTGGCGGCCATTCTTTGCCTGACCCTTTTCCTCAAAACCTGGAAACCGGCTACAACCTGGCGTTTTCCCGGTGAGGAAAAAAGCAGTACTACCGCTGCCACCCGGCCTTCCTATTCTACCGGGGAACTGGTTACCGCCTGGGGACCATTTATCATCCTTACCGTTATGGTTATTCTCTGGGGCCTGAAACCGATAAAGGCATTACTGGAAGCACCGACACTCTCAATTTATGTGGCCGGCCTGCACAATGCCGTTATTCAGGTTGCACCGATTGCTAAAGTTCCCACCGCCATGGCAGCCGTCTATAAGCTCAACTGGCTGAGTGCGGCGGGAACCGCCTTATTCATTGCCAGTATCCTCTCAGCCCTGCTGTTGGGAGTGGGGCCCGGTCAATTCTTCCGTATTTTCGGCAAAACCTTCAAGCAATTAACCAAACCCTTAATTACCATTCCCGCCGTGCTGGGTCTCGCCTATATTATGAACTACTCCGGCATGAGCTCAAGCCTTGGTCTGTTTCTCGCAGGCACAGGTTCATTTTTCCCCTTCTTTTCAGCCTGGCTCGGCTGGCTGGGAGTATTTCTGACCGGTTCGGACACCTCTGCCAACGCCCTGTTTGGCAACCTGCAGTCGGTAACCGCCCAGCAGGTGGGTGTTGACCCTGTACTGACAGTAGCTGCCAACTCCTCCGGCGGCGTTACCGGCAAAATGATTTCCCCGCAAAGCATTGCCGTAGCCACCGCCGCTACCGGACTTGTCGGCAAGGAAGGCGACCTGTTCAGCTTTACTGTCATGCATTCGCTGGTGCTTGCCGTAATTATCGGTATTATGACCTATCTGCAAGCCTATGTGCTGGCCTGGATGATTCCATAG
- a CDS encoding GNAT family N-acetyltransferase: MEIKYKDWTIRKIAADDKEAALAFIIPMLHEVYPNIPDVAVRWDLSHMEEAYMLADNTAMFAAFDQTGKVVGTIAIRPYDDRLDKVKGCYDVPRTAELSRCYIDSSLRRQGIAGRLLAVMEDYCRSVGYTAICLHTHRFLPGGYPFWLSQQFIIRELGNDPLDTVYMDKSL, translated from the coding sequence ATGGAGATCAAATATAAGGATTGGACGATTCGCAAAATAGCGGCAGACGATAAGGAAGCCGCACTGGCTTTTATTATTCCCATGCTGCATGAGGTGTACCCCAATATACCTGACGTAGCCGTGCGCTGGGATCTCTCCCATATGGAGGAAGCCTATATGCTGGCAGACAATACGGCCATGTTTGCCGCTTTTGACCAAACCGGGAAGGTTGTGGGGACAATTGCCATCAGGCCATATGATGACAGGCTTGATAAGGTCAAAGGCTGTTATGATGTGCCCAGGACGGCGGAATTATCCCGCTGTTATATTGACAGCTCGCTGCGCCGCCAGGGGATTGCCGGGAGGCTGCTGGCTGTCATGGAGGATTATTGCCGCAGTGTGGGATATACGGCCATCTGTCTGCATACCCACCGGTTTTTGCCGGGAGGTTATCCCTTCTGGTTAAGTCAGCAGTTTATTATCCGCGAACTTGGCAACGACCCGCTGGATACGGTTTATATGGATAAAAGTCTTTAA
- a CDS encoding ATP-binding cassette domain-containing protein, whose translation MSAIQPLLELRQVSKHFHGGGIFKQGRRVQATKEVSLSLGAKECLGLVGESGSGKSTLGRIILGIEKPEAGEVLFQGINLYGKDKAAIRAVRRDLQVVFQDCFSSVNPRMTAGESIAEPLKNFEGLTYRQTLRTVGELLELVGLKAEDALKFPHQFSGGQLQRVCIARAISLRPKLIVLDEAVSSLDVLVQAQILELLSALREELSMSYVFISHDLAAVARLADRLAVMQAGEVVERLETMEDIHCLTHPVSLALLGAVLPAEPVSRAGGMDAGT comes from the coding sequence ATGTCAGCAATACAACCGCTTCTTGAATTGCGGCAAGTCAGTAAACATTTTCATGGCGGCGGCATTTTCAAACAGGGCCGGAGAGTGCAAGCCACTAAGGAAGTATCGCTTAGTTTAGGGGCAAAAGAGTGCCTTGGTCTTGTCGGTGAAAGCGGTTCAGGTAAGAGTACCCTGGGGCGGATTATTCTGGGGATTGAGAAACCGGAAGCCGGGGAAGTGCTGTTTCAGGGCATTAATCTTTATGGTAAGGATAAAGCAGCCATCCGGGCGGTGCGCCGCGACCTGCAGGTGGTTTTCCAGGACTGCTTCAGCTCGGTCAATCCCCGGATGACAGCAGGCGAAAGTATTGCCGAACCGCTGAAAAATTTTGAAGGCTTAACCTACCGTCAGACTTTACGGACAGTGGGGGAGCTGCTGGAGCTTGTCGGTCTTAAGGCTGAGGATGCCTTAAAGTTCCCGCATCAGTTCAGCGGCGGACAATTACAGCGGGTGTGCATCGCCAGGGCCATTTCCCTGCGGCCGAAGCTTATCGTTCTCGATGAAGCTGTCAGCAGTCTGGATGTATTGGTGCAGGCGCAGATCCTCGAGTTATTGTCTGCTTTGCGGGAAGAGCTGAGTATGTCGTATGTTTTTATTTCTCATGATCTGGCGGCGGTTGCCCGTCTGGCCGACCGGCTGGCAGTCATGCAAGCCGGGGAAGTTGTGGAAAGGCTGGAGACGATGGAGGACATTCATTGTCTTACCCACCCGGTGTCTTTGGCGCTGCTGGGTGCAGTTTTACCGGCCGAACCTGTGAGCCGGGCCGGTGGTATGGATGCAGGTACTTGA
- a CDS encoding ABC transporter ATP-binding protein yields the protein MAKQPLLAVEELEIAIRQKEQLLPLIRKLSFQIAKGEIFGLVGESGCGKTMTCLSILNLLPVGIMRTGGQIRLGDTSLDSLTSAQWRELRGDRIGLIMQNPMSAFDAIRTIGDHFIETLLSHGKTDTREARTIAIEYMAKVGLPEPGLLLRQYPFELSGGMLQRVIIAIALAQQPDLIIADEPTTALDATSQVQILDLLAGVRREFGTSILLISHDLGVIARLADEVAVMQAGQFVEQAAVQELFAHPRHPYTQALLNARNSISLARKRRSANVSNTTAS from the coding sequence ATGGCGAAGCAGCCACTGCTGGCGGTAGAAGAGCTGGAAATTGCAATCAGACAAAAAGAACAGCTGCTGCCTTTAATCCGGAAGCTTAGTTTTCAGATAGCCAAAGGTGAGATTTTTGGTCTGGTAGGCGAAAGCGGTTGTGGCAAAACCATGACCTGCCTCTCTATTTTAAATCTGTTGCCTGTTGGTATTATGCGGACAGGCGGACAAATCCGGCTGGGCGATACAAGTCTTGACAGTCTGACTTCCGCCCAGTGGCGGGAACTGCGCGGTGACCGGATCGGACTCATCATGCAGAATCCCATGAGTGCCTTTGATGCCATCCGTACTATTGGTGATCATTTTATTGAAACACTTTTGTCCCATGGCAAAACAGACACCCGGGAAGCCAGAACAATTGCGATAGAATATATGGCTAAGGTAGGCTTGCCGGAGCCCGGTTTATTGCTGCGCCAATATCCGTTTGAGCTAAGCGGCGGTATGCTGCAGCGGGTGATTATTGCCATTGCGCTGGCGCAGCAGCCTGACCTGATTATTGCCGACGAGCCGACAACCGCTTTGGACGCTACCTCGCAGGTTCAGATTCTCGATTTGCTGGCCGGGGTGCGGCGTGAATTTGGCACAAGTATTTTGCTCATTTCCCATGATCTGGGTGTGATTGCCCGTCTGGCTGATGAAGTTGCGGTGATGCAGGCCGGTCAGTTTGTTGAGCAAGCCGCGGTTCAGGAACTATTTGCCCATCCCCGCCATCCTTACACGCAGGCGCTGCTGAATGCACGCAACAGCATCAGCTTAGCACGCAAACGGAGGTCAGCCAATGTCAGCAATACAACCGCTTCTTGA
- the nikC gene encoding nickel ABC transporter permease subunit NikC encodes MRPISAAFFRNFEVRHTLTALALLIILFTILLAVFAPVFAPHDPNDVALERKLMPPDESYLLGTDHLGRCILSRLIYGARVSLGAAFAVMSVTLSISTVVGAAAGFAGGRIDAIIMRLCDIFLAFPSLILALALVGVMGPGLPNVILALALSQWAWYARMIRGMVLSLKERNYVLAAKVAGTGRVGIIARHILPNILPQIVVLATLDVGWVILHIAGMSFLGLGIQPPTPEWGAMINDGRPFLRGYPALMAYPGLMILSVVMAFNLLGDAFRDLADPKRKR; translated from the coding sequence ATGAGGCCAATATCTGCCGCTTTTTTTCGTAATTTTGAGGTCAGGCACACCCTGACGGCACTCGCGCTGCTGATTATATTGTTTACTATCCTGCTGGCTGTTTTTGCGCCGGTTTTTGCGCCGCATGATCCGAATGATGTTGCTTTAGAGAGAAAATTAATGCCGCCTGATGAAAGTTACCTGTTGGGGACAGACCATCTTGGCCGCTGTATTTTGTCCCGCCTGATCTATGGGGCCAGAGTTTCCCTGGGAGCGGCTTTTGCCGTTATGTCGGTTACGCTGTCCATCAGTACCGTGGTAGGCGCGGCAGCCGGTTTTGCCGGCGGCCGGATTGATGCGATTATTATGCGGCTGTGTGATATATTTTTGGCCTTTCCCAGTCTGATTCTGGCGCTGGCCCTGGTGGGGGTTATGGGTCCGGGTTTGCCGAACGTGATTTTGGCGCTGGCGTTGTCCCAGTGGGCCTGGTATGCCAGAATGATTCGGGGGATGGTGCTTAGCCTGAAGGAAAGAAACTATGTCCTGGCGGCCAAGGTGGCCGGAACCGGGCGAGTGGGCATTATCGCCAGGCATATTTTGCCGAATATCCTGCCGCAAATTGTCGTGCTGGCAACCCTGGATGTGGGCTGGGTTATCCTGCACATTGCCGGTATGTCTTTCCTGGGTCTGGGAATTCAGCCGCCTACGCCGGAGTGGGGGGCGATGATCAATGACGGACGCCCCTTCTTACGGGGTTATCCCGCGCTGATGGCGTATCCGGGTTTGATGATTTTAAGTGTGGTTATGGCCTTTAATCTGCTGGGAGATGCTTTCAGGGATCTGGCCGATCCCAAGAGAAAACGCTAG
- the nikB gene encoding nickel ABC transporter permease subunit NikB, with translation MVSYIVKRLLSLIPVLVGISLITFLILRLTPGDPAEAYLRLSQIPPTEAAVAAVRAELGLDRPLPVQYGEWLVKALTLDFGRSYATHRPVWDEMMLLVPATAQLAGVSLLITLLISIPMGIFSALYKDGWFDNFCRLLAFTSASTPNFWLGFLLMYFFSLKLDLLPTLGRGSWEHFILPAVTLSFAYIATYIRLLRTSMLENLDQQFVLYARARGLKESWVIGRHVLKNAMLPVVTALGMSIGHLLSGSVIVESVFAWPGIGRFCVSAILNRDYPVVQCFVLMMSFIFVIANLLVDIAYAWLDPRIRLKEES, from the coding sequence ATGGTCTCGTATATTGTCAAACGCCTGCTGAGCCTGATACCTGTGCTTGTGGGTATTTCGCTGATTACTTTTCTTATCCTGCGCCTGACGCCGGGTGACCCGGCGGAAGCCTATTTGCGCTTATCACAAATACCGCCGACAGAGGCGGCAGTAGCGGCGGTCAGGGCTGAACTCGGCCTTGACCGGCCGCTGCCGGTTCAGTATGGGGAGTGGCTGGTAAAGGCGCTTACCCTTGATTTTGGCAGGTCTTATGCGACCCATAGGCCTGTGTGGGATGAAATGATGCTGCTTGTACCGGCCACCGCTCAACTGGCCGGTGTATCGCTGCTGATTACCCTGCTAATCAGCATACCTATGGGCATTTTTTCGGCATTGTATAAAGACGGCTGGTTTGATAATTTTTGCCGCCTGCTGGCCTTTACCAGCGCCTCCACCCCCAATTTCTGGCTGGGTTTTTTACTAATGTACTTTTTCTCGCTCAAACTGGACCTGCTGCCTACCCTGGGGCGGGGCTCGTGGGAGCATTTTATTTTGCCGGCAGTAACCTTGTCTTTTGCCTATATTGCCACCTACATCAGACTGCTTAGGACCAGTATGCTGGAGAATCTCGACCAGCAGTTTGTTCTCTATGCCCGGGCAAGAGGATTGAAAGAAAGCTGGGTGATTGGCCGCCATGTACTGAAAAATGCCATGCTGCCTGTTGTGACGGCGCTCGGGATGAGCATCGGCCATTTGCTGTCCGGTTCGGTAATTGTGGAAAGCGTGTTTGCCTGGCCGGGAATTGGCCGGTTTTGTGTATCGGCTATCCTGAACCGGGATTATCCGGTAGTGCAGTGTTTTGTCCTCATGATGTCCTTCATTTTTGTTATTGCCAATCTGCTTGTTGATATTGCTTATGCCTGGCTTGACCCCAGAATCCGTCTGAAAGAGGAATCGTAA
- the nikA gene encoding nickel ABC transporter substrate-binding protein has product MAATKKQSNKFRQFAALVVSLILLVSLAAGCGSQTNKETSKEKVLNFSWAKDVGPLNPHLYSPNELFAQAMVYEPLVQYTGDGKIIPWLAESWTVSPDGKEYIFKLRKDVKFSDGTVFNAAAVKKNFDAVLANGKRHDWLAFVRQIKETQVIDDSTFKLVLKDAYYPVLQDLALIRPIRFLAPSQFPESGNTAEGIKQPVGTGPWMLSEYKQGEVAVFVRNPHYWGTKPNVDKLVVKIIPDSESRVVAFEKGELNLIYGKGNISIDAFKQLQASGKYETKLSGPLATRALAVNSNKGATKELKVRQAIQHAVNKEAFIKGVLFGTEHKADTLLAANFPYCNLGLQPYEYSEAKAKSLLAEAGWQEVPGKEFREKDGQVLEVEFCFPSTDAIQKSLAEVLQGDLKKIGMKVKLTAEEPGAIFQRQKDGNFNLISNDTWGAPSDPHSLVGSMREPAHADYQAQLGLPMKAEIDRKASAVLVSTDEAKRQELYREILTTLHEQAVYLPLSYLTNIAVYSKNITGVTFMGSQYEIPFDKMELQ; this is encoded by the coding sequence ATGGCAGCTACCAAAAAACAGTCGAACAAGTTCAGACAGTTTGCAGCACTGGTTGTTTCCCTGATTCTGCTGGTGAGCCTGGCAGCCGGCTGTGGTTCGCAGACAAACAAGGAGACGTCTAAAGAAAAGGTATTGAATTTTTCCTGGGCGAAAGACGTTGGTCCTTTGAATCCGCACCTGTACAGTCCGAATGAGCTGTTTGCACAGGCTATGGTCTATGAACCCCTGGTGCAGTACACCGGCGACGGAAAGATTATTCCCTGGCTGGCCGAAAGCTGGACAGTATCGCCTGATGGCAAAGAATACATATTCAAGCTGCGCAAGGACGTAAAGTTTTCCGACGGCACCGTGTTTAACGCGGCGGCAGTCAAGAAAAATTTTGATGCCGTGCTGGCCAACGGCAAGCGGCATGACTGGCTGGCCTTTGTCCGGCAAATCAAGGAAACACAGGTTATTGACGACAGTACCTTCAAGCTGGTGCTTAAGGATGCCTATTATCCGGTGTTGCAGGATTTGGCGCTTATCCGCCCCATTCGTTTCCTGGCGCCTTCCCAGTTTCCGGAGAGCGGCAATACTGCCGAGGGCATTAAGCAGCCGGTTGGCACAGGTCCCTGGATGCTGAGCGAGTATAAGCAGGGCGAAGTGGCGGTATTTGTCCGCAATCCGCATTACTGGGGAACTAAGCCGAATGTGGATAAGCTGGTGGTAAAAATTATTCCTGACAGTGAATCAAGGGTGGTTGCGTTTGAGAAAGGCGAGCTTAATCTGATTTACGGTAAGGGAAATATCAGCATTGATGCCTTTAAGCAGCTGCAGGCTTCGGGAAAATATGAAACCAAGCTGTCCGGGCCGCTGGCAACACGGGCTTTGGCTGTTAACTCCAATAAAGGCGCGACCAAGGAGCTTAAGGTGCGCCAGGCCATTCAGCATGCGGTGAATAAAGAGGCTTTTATTAAAGGCGTTCTCTTTGGCACCGAGCATAAGGCCGATACTTTGCTTGCCGCGAATTTCCCGTATTGCAATCTTGGTTTACAGCCATATGAATATAGTGAAGCTAAGGCTAAGAGCCTCTTAGCGGAGGCCGGCTGGCAGGAAGTCCCGGGCAAGGAGTTCCGGGAAAAGGACGGACAAGTGCTGGAAGTGGAGTTTTGTTTTCCCAGTACTGATGCCATTCAAAAATCCCTTGCCGAAGTGCTTCAGGGCGACCTGAAGAAAATCGGGATGAAGGTTAAGCTGACTGCCGAGGAGCCGGGCGCCATCTTTCAGCGGCAGAAGGACGGCAACTTTAATCTGATTTCCAATGATACCTGGGGTGCGCCTTCTGATCCGCATAGCTTGGTAGGTTCGATGCGCGAGCCGGCTCATGCCGACTATCAGGCACAGTTAGGCCTGCCGATGAAAGCGGAAATTGACAGGAAGGCTTCAGCAGTGCTTGTCAGCACCGATGAGGCCAAACGGCAGGAACTGTACCGGGAAATCCTCACCACCCTGCATGAACAGGCGGTGTATCTGCCGCTGTCTTACCTGACGAATATTGCTGTATACTCTAAAAATATAACCGGTGTTACCTTCATGGGCAGCCAATATGAAATTCCTTTCGATAAAATGGAGCTTCAATAA